The following coding sequences lie in one Deltaproteobacteria bacterium genomic window:
- a CDS encoding PD40 domain-containing protein gives FSSDRGELANANLFVVNAEGTGLDRLTFYDGYDGAPSWSPDGEWIAFESCSGDPDGSAGTAVWIIRAP, from the coding sequence TTTCAGTTCCGACAGAGGGGAGCTTGCGAACGCGAATCTTTTTGTCGTAAACGCGGAGGGGACCGGACTTGATCGGTTGACGTTTTACGACGGGTACGACGGCGCGCCCTCGTGGTCGCCCGATGGGGAATGGATCGCTTTCGAATCCTGTTCCGGCGATCCCGACGGTTCCGCCGGAACCGCCGTCTGGATTATCCGGGCTCCGTGA